In the genome of Cydia splendana chromosome 12, ilCydSple1.2, whole genome shotgun sequence, the window aacatatcgttatcgtatcttggtgatgtctaaaagatgtctaatagatgtctatttcaaaatccgaatcgggcccatagttcttaattcgctgatataagagctatgggacatatttttgagatgaatagtgcacccatattttgaGTGTACCTATATACTGACTTTTATGTCATATTTTATAAGTAACAAAGATAACAGTTTATCTCATATTTTATAAGTAACAGAGAGAGACCAAGCCAAGATACCAACCAACATATGATATAACTTATAAACGGCCTGTAGACTTTTCGCCGAAATCGGTTTTTGCGTGATTGGGGAAAACATCCAAACAAACTTACTTACTTAGATACTGTCATCTACAGAGGTAAAATGAGAACGGAAAGGAGTAGAATGATACCCTCTAACTTTAATGTTAATCAGGCTAAGAGTTTAATATTATTCAACAATGGccatatatatgtcgtaggccgatcgtacgatcaggcagatcgtaatgttcctgtgtaatgttttgacgatagtcacatcaaaccaatatataggtaggataggttcgttaggttgcttcagatgcccgaagggcaaactgcccagaaataggagccccgcgctccatcgactcagggaacgagtcaaagattttcacgtttctcgatatgcctaggaatttcacgatatgcctgatcttacgatcggccgccgacatacacggtgtaacatgagtaaaccgaataattttaacagcgtattcctgatcatatttagagacaaatatgtcctataaactttttttttaaaacgcctagtttcagagataatattaatttaaaaataaacaagtttttgtttttacatAATGTAATACATAATGTAAAAGGCTTTTTTGATGGtaatgttgctgctatgggacgtagtctaaatatccttattgatagatgtcaaaaagtgacaagtaccactttgcaaaaagaaggtattgcgaaaaaaaaatgtaaaaatcaattttaagtaacaagttcaccaataacatttatttttatgtacaaatacattcaaaaaatttaaaaaaacaataaaaaaaaatttttttttggcgaaattgacctaaactcatattacattttttccttctttgacctcagaaatgcgtggttaaaattattcggtttcctcatgttacaccgtgtatatacgTCGTAGAAAAAAGATAATGAgtaatttatatatacatattacacTTACAGTTCTCTCTCTAGCAACCTATTTTTGGCAAGCGTTGACGCAGTCCCAAAATGTTTAGGGCTCTCGCTCATCCAGTCTTGGCAGTTGGCCTTCTCGCCCACTTCTAGTGTGTTAGATCCATGCCATAATTTATGTTCAGGCCTAAAACatataaacattattaaaattgtcATCCTAAAGACAAACgctatgttttaatttttaattatttggtctaaatatattttactatggCTATGCCCCCTTGTTTGAATTTTTTGATTATCTTAATGATTATACGAGGtaggaataaaaacaaaatgtttttttttaaagtttctaacgcttgtaacaataaaaaatcttgatcttttccagttaacctttgtgCATCTGACACACATAAATTAGAAAATATGtccataattatatattttaaaactttttttcaactaatttaaatgtaaacaCTTACCAGTTTGGGTCAATAAATATACTTTTCCCATTGAACCCAAAGATGTTTGCAGTCGGAAGAATGTGACCCAGGTCATAAAACATGTCTTTCCATGTGTTAAAAAGCATGTCTCCAAACATGTTTCCTACTGGTAGTTGATGGTATTTTTTATCTACAAGATTCTCTAAGCCACCATCCCTGGAAGATAGTAAATATCCTTGAACATtaagaaacaaaataaatattcagcTAAAGTTGCATGCTGTGGCAATCCAACTCAACTGTTCGTGTTGAGCTGCGCAAGTTTTTTTGGTTAGTTCCCGATTCGCCGGATTCTATATACTTTCGCTGGATTCTTGTTTCGTCGGATTCTCGTATGTATATTAGGATTTGGAGTTGTACCATACTAAAGTAAATCCGGCGAAACAGGAATCCGGCGAAACAAGAATCTGGCAAATCTGATACTGATACTTGTGGTAACTCCAGGCAGCAGATCCTGCAGCAAGGACTAGGAAGAGGAGACTACAAAGGAGAGGCAAAATAGCACTGAAAGCTCGCATGACTGCTGATTCAACCTAAGCGGCAGCGAGTCAGTGGAGTGTGTCAGCGTCACCTCACACCGGCTAAGCCTCAAAtgcgaaatcaagcaaagtacGCGCGCAAACCGAGCGTAACAAGAATCCGGGGAATCGGGAACTAACCTTTTTTTATCCTTACCTATAATCGAGCAAAGGCTCAAAGTGACCGCTGATATTGTGTCTTTGGGCCTGCCTTCTGCAGTCATTTGCTATAGCGTAGAAACTAAAACTAGAATTAGTCTCACTTAACATTCTACCCGTGTATGGGCTGTTTAACGCTATTAGACGAATCTGAAATGATATCAGGTAATTAGTAATATGGGGTCCCAGCgagcataagttgttcgcagaaatcgcgaagcgaacgcgaaacgtatcagcattgcgatacagcgaggaaatgccgccagcatcctcggtacaatgcctcaagggcctatatgagatttaagctagttattaatttcttttagtaataccactgtatacttgtttgtaaataaatgatttacttatTAGTATTCAACGATAAAGATAAGAGAATTTCCAGTGATGTTATATGTTACCAGGGTTTAGTAAATAGAGGAGACTAGGTATGTCTAAGTGACAACCCCTATACAACGTCATGAGAATCGTCATTGTTGTAGATGGtgctaaataatattattacatgttagttatttacttatttgcGTATGATACTGTCACCTCCAAATAACTCCAAATTTGTGTTTAATACCGgtaatgtaatataattcaTAACCAAAATAAAAACATCGTATAACACTCATCGTAAAGGCACTCGAGGATCGCGGTGTTGTATGGAGGTTGTcttgaaatattttacaaactcgacaggtgtcatctccatataataatataattctggccgaaaggtgtcgtgtttcggaggttccggggcaaactgccgaatccgacacaagagcagccgatgcaacggagccacgccgttttgttgACTAAATagtattagttttaagtttataaaatacatatgtatgttagtctgtaaggtatttgtaatatgggccttgttgcctgcatgaatcaaatttcaaaaaataaaaaaattataaccttAATCTCACAAAtttgtattgaaatgacaggtgtcatcctaCACTTCGAGTTTGAAAGATATCTATTATACTGTTCTCTAATGTcaagattgtatttttacaAATTGTGAAAGTATAATACTAACGTAATTCGTCTTTAAACGCCGTGGTGGTCGTGGTCTCATCCTCGGAGGTCTGTCGGTGCTTGCGACAATGTTAGCCCTTGGGGATCGCGTCGTTACTGGTGCAGCGTCATGCCACTGGGGTCGAGTGGTCGTTGATGAGGGCTGGACGTTCCACATGGAACCCATCTGGAATATACGTAaatcaaaatcattaaaatgaaatattattatatcagtgacaaccctgcCATTACAaagttttaaattgacacatgtcatcaGCATGGCATTAACTTGACTACATTCGAAGTtcggatctacttgctagggttgtaaCATGCAGAtgtttgcactaatgtttaagaAACGGTTATAAATATTATCGTGATTATTATGTGAATAAagactttttacaaaaaaaaagaaaaccgacttcaaaaagaatgaaataaaatattatcctttttaagtctatgcgttaccaactgatatgtttgaagtcggtgccaagccaacttttgaagcataccatgattttggtgcgattcgataaggatgtacgttggattgccttacacgacgacaatgaacgtactttctgtaggtacagtcgacgttaaaaatatgtttacacttttcgtcttattacaaaggagtaaggagcaaaagtgtaaacatatctttgacgtcgactgtacctaagaacacacatcagaacacacgatcaaaccttcttggcacagtccgtaccatgtttgtcggcacgcaagcgtgggattgggactgaagttatttcccgtcccttattcAGAGgagtacatttcaaaatataaaacaattcaaggaatttaatttcttgccaaatttcacctaaagcggttcagttctTTAgtcatgaaaaggcgacaaagaggcagacagaattacttacacatttataatatgtagttattagtacagttctaatgggatttatagtcataaagctgattatttttggcgagtattgttactacttggcttggcaccgacttcaaacatatcagttggtaacgcatagacttaaaaaggataatattttatttaattctttttgaagtcggttttctttttttttgtaaaaagtttttatttttcctattttagttttatttaacgcattgttaagagcgcgacgcatgaatgaaaaacaacatcatgattaacactaaattcgtgtacctactttaataaatatgtaatcaggaattttctcgagtccgtctgggaaattataattcctgtcactacactaaatccatccttcgccccgccactgacccaatccctcgaCACCCCCGATCACTctacctcacagcgcatcaacccctgatccatgTACCTTGTACCCCTCGGCCCTGAACCAGCTGCCCTTCAACCACCATtacccgaccccttaatccccgaccccttaactcctaaccctaacccccgatcagtagccttaccagcttaccaagagtttgacattgatttattcgctagcgtgtgtgtaacttactttctttgcatctcgctcgtactggcatattagtgcgatacttGCACTACATCAAATTGGCGGtgttcggaagcaaatgctcgagttactttagaaaacaccgaaatcactttacacgtgcctttaaaaactgaggagttccctcaattcctcatggattccatcatcagaccagaaccaaaaataatacggaaacaccttgaaGGCAACtccttccaaacaaaaaaagaattactaaaatcggatcacaggtgccggagtaatcgctgaacatactacatttaaaaaatcatcatcattatcatcaaaacaatcatcatcatcaggtctacttcatcaaagtggtggttttcgggagaaaatgctcgagttgcttaagaaaacacccaaatcaccatgcatgtgcctttaaaatttgaggagttccctcaattcctcatggatcccatcatcagaacagaaccaaattaaaatgggaccaactcggaggtagctcctttcaaacaaaaaaagaattactcaaatcggactacggatgtcggagtaatcggtgaacgtactacataaaaaaaaaaaaacagccacaaccgaatacagaacctcctcctttgatgaaatggaagtcggttaaaaataaagtacgtagccttaAAAATTCCCCGTTTCCATAAAAGGCCCTCGTCCTATTCCACccgatataaatattaaagttaGTAATGGAACAAAAATGATGCTGAATGCCAAGAAAAATCTTTTTAACATGTACCTAATGCCTTTCCGTCGTTaatttttgtaacaaaaaaaaaaacattaccagGAGGGCGATTCGTACCGTACTTTTTAGTTTTCTTATGAAACAGTTATGGATCTGTCAGCtttctggttgaagaaataTCACTGTTGAcaactgacagatcatatctaTAAGTTATAGACTATAACCCATCCGTAACAGGatataaagttcgaatcgctCTCCctgtaactgtaaaatattagaacCAACTATTAATTCATTCAAATTTTTAAGGCACTTTGTATATATTTCTTTTTTGAAAGAAGCTATGTTAAACTGAAATAACATGCTGAAATATGTTATTTCAGTTTAACATAGCTTCTTTCAAAAAAGAAATATATACAAAGTGCCTTGAGCGCTCATTAGGGATTCTCATAATCAAAACGCAACATTGAATTAACAAAGGAAACATTCTTATTAAGGAAACGAAAAAATATACCCGGACATATTGCCACCCATTTTGGACCCGTAAAAGAAGAATTTCCTCTTGTAAGACGAAGGCTAAGGTTCCTAGAGGCGTGCTTTCGGTTCTCTGTAACAAAGAAATATTAAACTTTAAATAGTCTGTTTTTTATCCTTTATTATCTATCAATCACTCAAACAAAGTCCCTCGCGGCGCCAGTATGTATGTTGGCATTAAACTCaataactactgaacggattttcacgtttttagagcaccgtacaaaactttgttcacggtgctcttatgggatcacttcggtcttgcaaatcggttaaatgcgtttttctcaaagaccgtttgatgtaggtacctgaaatttggaatagttatggcaagtactatcactaacactgtgaataagtcgaaactgcttatttctgattttagggggaaatttagggggttagagggttaggctgaattttattttcaattgtaagaatcgtgtgaggtaccattagaaagcttgcaaaaaattgagtcaatggactgattttgacttcattttagaatgcaatagtttcgataaaaaatgcatttaaagttgcaagttttcatacaaaatttttcacctctgtcctgtcGATTTTCgggaaaactatagctaacaggcagctgaccagtcaatatcCAACTAAAACAagtatggagacggcgggaaaattagcAGGTTAACTCTctctttatttgtttttaaactgcagcctgatctttggttgcttagggctagctaactgatgcttacactggtcatttcatattaggaagtagttttagtgagaaagatccttacttaaaactttggcattgaaatttatgacttatgtctttgatacaaagtttaattctacttacttacttttgtgagatatttcattttttttctgaatagcctactataagtatgagagagtaaaagatctgcaaaatgcaaccttgtaataagtttaaatttcgaacgggctttccaaccaatggaCTATCGCAGtgtgctcagtaagaatcatatttgttttttttgtttcgttcgttgtgttttttttttcacattagcgcacatagagttagtaaagtcatttaatatttattaacagctATGGCGTCATCTACCTATAGATTTTACTGAGAGTATCTGATTCGTCGAAACAGTATTCCTTCTCATTAAGTACCATTACatttatgtattaattgtatacagtatgtatatttttgaacagATCGGTGAGAGCAGCATCTAGATACTGTTCTgttacgaaaaaataattttggaagaccgggcgcagcacggttgcatttttatcgactatcactatgcgcgtcccttttgcACTAACATACttattagaacgtgacaggcatggtgacaagcgataaaaacgcgaccgtgctacgccgcctgtatTGTATATGACAGTTAAAATTCACAGGTTTTGGAAACAtaggtaaagttgacgaaatataaagtaagcCGATCGTGatcaaacttgtttttttttcaaattagtaTAAGTATCCAAACTTAAAACCACCTAGGGATGTGTCGTACGGTGCTTTGAACACCGTAGTCTcgacttcgtgcttggccaattattttttaaataataacacaGTTTGGTCGACATAGTGACCAGCGACTGCTTTTGTTTGTGAAAGGATTGGTGTCGTGGCCGAAAGGGCCACGTCAccacaaagtcccccgccgcgcctGTATGTATGTTGGCGTTAAacttaaaaaccgggcaagtgcgaatcggactcgcgcacgaagggttccgtaccataatgcaaaaaacagcaaaaaaaaaacggtcacccatccaagtactgaccccgcccgacgttgcttaacttcggtcaaaaatcacgtttgttgtatgggagctccatttaaatctttattttattctgtttttagtatttgttgttatagcggcaatagaaatacatcatctgtgaaaatttcaactgtctagctatcacggttcgtgagatacagcctggtgacagacggacggacggacggacagcgaagtcttagtaatagggtcccgttttaccctttgggtacggaaccctaaaaactactgaatggattttcaCGTGGaattcacttatcaatagagtgattcttgaggaaggttaaggtatatattttgttaagatgttgtgtaacccgtgcgaagcgggggcgggtcgctagttatattATATTGGTTACGAGACAATTGGCTCTCCCATACTAATTTAGTATGGTATGATAACACAACAGCTTATTTCAGTTGTGTGAATGTGTATAAACTAAAATGTAGAAGGAAACTGAGTAGTGTTTCGCTCCATTGCCAATTAGAAGTACAAGGGAGCCTATGATGACTAATACCATAGGCTCCCGTTTTTAGTCCTACATACTTATTTTGTTGTCGTTTGGATGAATAGTTGGCAGTTACGATGACTTACTTTTATTAATGATGTCCGGCTTTTGTAAACCACTGTGGAAGCTGTGTAGAAGTCATCTTCTCCGActgaaaaatatattacttatacaaaaatacagTAGTATATgcaaatacatattattatatttttattaagccATTGGCCGACCTTGGCTAATCTAAAATCATTCTGAAGATATTTCTAATTAATACAATAACTTTTTCATTCTGAATCTAACTAGCATTACACGAAGTAAGTTGGTTTTCAAAAACGAACCTAATTACAATAATATAAATGGCGTCCATGATAATTCCggattaattttaataaaacatacaaaaaaaactacATGGAACTGGACACCATTTTATTTgatatacataataaataacaaatattttaCTCACTGtcataataaatagaatttAGTGCATCCACTGGTCCACCTAATGGTCCTGTGATAGTCAATCCAGGGGACCCGGGTAGGCCAGGTTGGCCAGGAGGTCCGGGAGGTCCAGAAGGTCCAACAGGTCCAGGAATAGCAGTGTGATTGGAGGCTGCTCCTAGAGGTCCTGGTGGACCAATTGGTCCCGTGGGCCCAATCTGACCTCTTTCACCTTTTTCACCTTTCAGCTGGAAAAATAGTTAAACTTGTATTTAATAGCGATGTATAAGTAAGGCACGGGTTAGTAGCAAGTGACAAAGCATTTATTTGTTAAACAATTTAACCTcaaggtaaataaaaaaatatcttaccaATGCCAAGTCAATGGGTTGAGCCCTTTCCCCTTTCTCCCCCTTTTCACCGGTCGACCCTTTTTTTCCTTCAACGCCTTTGTGCCCCTAATAGAAAGTGAGTAAATCAAGTTAACAGTACATCAATAAAAATCTATTATGGAAGCATTTTACTTCAAGGGAAATAATATTACGTAGGTGAGCAAAATGTTTCAGTTGGATAGAGAATGAATGAGTTGCCATATATGTATTTCTAAATACAATATGATATGAGAGCTAAACTTAGAtggtgtttagttttaattgtcttatttatgttaaatgttatttataaatgCGCTACAAAGTACAggctttaaataaatattaatatttggtCTTAATCTGTAATTTTGACTTTTGTATTTGTTAAAAAAGGATAAAACAAAAATTTACTAATTGAGTCTTGTAATGTTGATGAATAAGGGAGTAAATCACATCGAAGGTAACCTTTTATAGGTAGTGTATTTGGTAATATTTTAAGTAG includes:
- the LOC134795360 gene encoding collagen alpha-1(III) chain-like encodes the protein MPEMRGPPGSPGPQGDQGETGLAGPRGAPGEPGPRGHTGHAGPRGEDGSPGRAGPPGRDGEPGKRGEPGPVGPPGPLGPPGICTVMKGTEEKKEVAIPGERGPPGPIGPPGLRGPEGERGAKGETGTNGDKGDQGTKGERGEPGEDGRDGTPGTPGSDGLPGHNGQKGDTGIIGPPGMAGMPAKLTSLLTEEIDPKEKAEIADLLRGPKGEKGDYGVKGDRGDDGINGLPGNDGKDGRDGTPGEQGPHGSKGEHGPAGPRGHKGDRGEPGPPGNTPAAAITLTKGDKGSHGHPGKAGPKGDLGPKGEQGTPGQNGPKGDKGNIGPPGPIGHKGVEGKKGSTGEKGEKGERAQPIDLALLKGEKGERGQIGPTGPIGPPGPLGAASNHTAIPGPVGPSGPPGPPGQPGLPGSPGLTITGPLGGPVDALNSIYYDIGEDDFYTASTVVYKSRTSLIKRTESTPLGTLAFVLQEEILLLRVQNGWQYVRMGSMWNVQPSSTTTRPQWHDAAPVTTRSPRANIVASTDRPPRMRPRPPRRLKTNYIRLIALNSPYTGRMLSETNSSFSFYAIANDCRRQAQRHNISGHFEPLLDYRDGGLENLVDKKYHQLPVGNMFGDMLFNTWKDMFYDLGHILPTANIFGFNGKSIFIDPNWPEHKLWHGSNTLEVGEKANCQDWMSESPKHFGTASTLAKNRLLERELHPCSSKFIVLCVEVTPNLPRRQRHIPARRRRRLT